TTGACTGTGATATCCACCCAGAACATCACTTGCAGATCCACGGTGAATTCCCCGAGTTCCTTGGTATTGACTTTGGGCCCGGGATAATCGAGGATATTGTCATCCTTGACCAGATGATCCAAAATCAATTTTCGCGTACGATCGATGTCATCTTCTGGAGAGATACCCACGATGAACTCCAAACGCAGGATGTCATCTCGGGTGTAGTTGATGACGGTATTCTTCAGCAGATAGGAAGTCGGGATGAAAAAGTCCTTGCCTTCTGCGCTACGGAGATGGACCATACGTAAGGTCAAGTCCCTGACCGTGCCTTTATAACTGTCTACCTCGATGATATCTCCATTCTTGAACGGCCGATTGAAAGCCAGTAGAATGCCAGAAAGGAAATTCTCCCCAATATCCTTGAAAGCGAATCCGATGATGACCGCTCCAATACCGGCTCCTGCTAATAGACCACTCAGCATGTTACCAAAGCCCAAGATGTCGATGGCCCCGGTCACACCTACCAGATAGACGAGCCACTTGAAGACCTGAGCCACAAAACCAGCGATAAGACTTCCCTTCCACCGCCTATCGAGCAGCTTGCTCATCACCAGATATACCAGTTTACCGAGTATAACGAAGACGACCATCACCGCCAAGGCAATGACAAGGGCCGGCACAAGATCTAAAAGTCGGTCCCATATCTGCAATATCTTCTCGGTAAAACGATCGATCATTGTTCAAGGTATGTATGTGTCGGTCATAGACGAATACAGCTTAGCACTTTCGACCTGACTGATGAAGCCTTCGCGTTCTTCAAAGTCCATCCATCGTAATCGTATGTCGATGGTCAAAGCTGTCGTATGGAATGAGAATACTTTTTTGACCAGTAGAAAGGTCACAACCAATGCAACAGCCATAAGAATGACTGAGACATCGAATACAGTCTGTGCTTCATCCGTCTGAATAGCCCGCTCTCCAAATATCATTTTGAAAAGTTCGGTCGTCCGCAAGAAATTATTGAATAGGATGACCGCCCCGTTCGCCAAAAGGAACAGCCAGATTGCCTTCCGCATATAGGACCAGTTCCAAATGGTCCTTAGCTCTGCGCTGCGTATATCAGAAAGCGTGATGCTTTTGATGGTTGCCCCAAAGAGACTAGGAATTTCTTCTCGTAAGCGCTTGTCAGTAAGGATATATCGCTTGCGTTTGGAAGTCCAAAGGATGTTCTCATTCTCTAAAAGCCGCATATGGTCACAGTTTATCCTCCAAAATACCCAGTATCTCCTTCTCCAGTGCCACTGCCTGTTCCTTTATTCGTCCTGCATCGGCTAAAACCTTGTCTACGAAGGTCTGATCGGTACAATCCACACAGTTGATCCTCACATTCATGAAGGCTCCTATCACTCCTGCCCGGGCACAGAGTGCTCCCACAGCCCCATCGGTGATTGAACTAGGATTGCCCTTCTGGACCATGGCCTCCATTACCTCCATGCTCTCGTAGCAGGTCTTCATCACCTCGAATGGAATCTGAATGGCATACTTGGTAGCCTCTTGGATTGCTTCTTGGCGAGTGGCTTTCTCTTCCTCAGTGCCCTTGGGCAATTGGAATGCAGCTATGATCCCATTGAAAGAGCGGGTATCCTCATCTACCAGATAGAGGAGCTTATCCATGTAGGCTTGCCCTTTCTCTGCCCATTGAGAGAATTCTTCCCAGCGGTCATCCCACCCCCGCTTGTGTGCACTCAGGTTGGCCACCATGGTCCCCAATGCCACACCTAATGCTCCAGCATAGGCCGAAATGGAACCGCCACCCGGAGCCATGCTCTCGCTGGCCGTTTCTGCTGCAAAGGATTTCAGGTCCATATCGATGAGCCTGCTCTCTCCCTCATCCTCGATGAGATACTCGATCACACGCTCACGTGGATCGAAGGGTTTGAGATCGTCCAAGCCGAGAGACTTGACTGCGATCTTCATTTTCTCCTCTTCCGAGATACCGAGCGATCGTTGTTGCTTCTTCAAGAAATGATCGGCCGCGTCCAGCATGGCCTTTTTGGGGATCAATCCCACCAGTTCTGACCCTGTGACCCGGATTCCGCGTGCTTGGGCCGCTCTACAGGCCTCATCGAAGGCCACATGTACAGGAGTGATTGAGATATTGGTCAGGTTCAATGAGAGCTGGGCGATACCATACTCCTCGATATACCATCCAATACCCTTGACCGCCTTCAGTGTGCCGGGTATGCGAAGAGGTTCGCCATTTTCATCGGTCAGCACCTCCCCGGTGATTCCTTTGGTCTTCTTCACCCGACCCGCTTCGCGGATGTCGAATGCGATGGCATTGGCCCTGCGCGTAGAAGTCGTGTTCAGATTGATATTATAGGCTACTAGGAAGTCCCTGGCCGAGATAGCCGTTGCTCCGGTCTGCTTGACCGAGCCCTCGAATTTTCGTGGTCCGAAGTCCGGGCCTAAATCTTCTGTGGCCAGCTTATCCAATCCCTCATATTCTCCCTGTCGGACATAGGCCAGATTCCTCCGCTTCTCATTGCTGGCCGCGTTCTCGTAGAGATAGACAGGAATATTGAGTTCTTCTCCTACGCGCTTACCTAGCTGCCTGGCATACTCGGCCGTCTCATCCATAGAGATATCTGAGATAGGGATGAGTGGGCAGACATCAGTGGCTCCCATGCGCGGATGCTCCCCGCTATGCTTACTCATATCGATGAGTTCACTGGCCTTTCTGATCAGGCGGAATGCAGCCTCGCAAACGGCCTCGGGTGCTCCTACAAAAGTGATGACCGTACGGTTGGTACTCGCTCCCGGGTCCACATCCAAGAGTTTGACCCCTTCTACGGTCTCCACTACATCAGTGATGGCCTTGATCTTTTGCTGGTCGCGCCCTTCGGAGATATTGGGGACGCATTCGATGAGTTGTTTCATATTGCTGGTATAAAGGGCCGTGAAAATAGCCAAGCCATTCTTCTTTCCGAGGTATTTCTACCTTCAGCCCGTGCACATCCTTGTTATCCAGACAGCCTTCATCGGAGATGCCATCTTGGCCTCTGCTCTGCTCGAAGCTCTCAATGAGCAGGAGAAAGTAAGCAGTATCAGCCTGATGGTGCGTAAAGGCAATGAGTCGCTCTATGCAGGTCATCCCTTCTTGAAGCGCTTGCATGTATTGGATAAATCCCTTCCCAAGTTCAAACAGCTTTCCTCGATTATCAAGGAGCTCCGCGCCAGCGAATACGATGTGGTACTGAATTGCCAGCGATTCATGACCACGGGACTGATCACCTCCCGATCGAAGGCTGCAATGAAGATCGGGTACGACAAGAATCCGATGTCATGGACATTCGACCACGTGATACCTCACGAGATCGGTGATGGACGCCATGAGGTGGATCGCCTGATGGACCTCCTGGTTCCGCTCTTCGGAAAAGTCCATGCTTTACCTAGACTCTATCCCAGTAAGAAGGATGAGGATAAAGCACAATGGGACGGAGATTACATCTGCATGGCACCGAGTTCGGTCTGGTTTACGAAACAGTGGCCTATCGAGCGATGGGTAGAACTCATCGAAGCTACTGATGTAGAGAAAGAAGTACTCATGATCGGAGCACCTGGAGATGTAGAAATGTGCGATGAGATCATCGCCCGATGCAGTCGGGACCGTGTGGTGAATCTCTGTGGAGAACTGAGTCTACTCCAATCAGCGGTATTGATGCGAGGTGCAGTGATGAGCTATGTCAATGACTCGGCCCCATTACATCTCTGCTCGGCTATGGATGCGCCTGTCACGGCCATCTTCTGTTCCACGATACCTGAATTCGGTTTTGGGCCTTTATCGAAGCATTCGCACATAGCAGAAACACACCATGACTTATCTTGTCGCCCCTGTGGCTTACATGGGAAGAGTGCCTGTCCAGAAGGTCATTTCAAATGCGCTGAGATAGCCATCGATTCCATGGTGAGGTGATGAAGCTTTACTTTTGGGATACCGACAGGACTTTCCCATCGTTAGTACATCAAGCACAGGACTATGAAACACATCAATGCAATCATTTTTGGACTGGCCATCGTAGTAGCCGCTGGACTGCTGGGAAATGCCTATGTGGAGAGAAGTCAACTCCCTGGAAAGATATCTGTGACGGGATTGGGTGAGATCGACTTCAGTTCCGACCTTATAGTTTGGGAGGCCAATTTCTCAACTGAAGCATGGGAACTGAAGGATGCTTATTCCGAATTGAACCAGAGCAAAGAGGGCATCAAAGCCTACCTTCTTGGAAAGGGTATCCCCGAATCGTCCATCGTATTCACCGCAGTCAATACCCGCAAGAACACCCGTACCATCTACAGCGATGACGGGCGCTATCGCGGGGAGGAATTCACTGGATATATCTTGACCCAAGCGGTCAAAATAGAATCTGAAGAAGTGGACAAGGTGGAACTCGTTTCTCGAGAGGTGACCGAGTTGCTGAATCAAGGCATCCAACTCTACAGTCTACCACCCCGCTATTACTACTCCAAACTGGCTGACCTGAAGATCGAGCTGATATCCAAGGCCACAGAAGATGCGCACTCCAGAGCTGAACGCATCGCACAGAACAGTGGAAGTTCATTGGGGGAACTGAACAATGCCAAGATGGGCATCTTCCAGATCACAGGACAGAACAGCAATGAGGATTACAGTTGGGGTGGCACATTCAATACCACCGATCGAGAGAAAACGGCATCTATCACGGTGCGCTTGGAGTATGATCTGGACGGATAGAAAGAAAAAAGGGGCACCGAAACATAGCCGAATCGATACCCCAAAATCCGCGTTTGGATTATTTAGTCGTAGACCTTAATACCATTGAACTCCACCTAAAGACGGTGGACATCGGAAAAAGTCACAGGAATCTTTCAGTTTCTCTGAGAATCGATCGCCTTTCTCACACTACCATGCTCCAGTAAGAGGGCATTTGCTGCTTCATAGTGGACTTCCAGCGCTTCCATGACCATACGGGTACCGCGATCCACCAGCTTATCATTGCTGAGTTGCATATCGACCATCCGATTTCCTTTCACTCTACCCAGACCGATCATCAGTGAGGTGGAGATCATATTAAGGATCAACTTCTGGGCGGTACCTGATTTCATCCGTGTACTCCCGGTGACATATTCCGGACCTACCACGGCCACCAGCGGATGATCGGCCACTTCAGTGATAGGAGCGTCTTCATTGCAGGTGATACAGGCTGTTGTGATACCATGTGCTTGGGCGGTCCTCAAGCCTCCGATGACATAAGGTGTGGTACCTGAAGCAGCTATGCCCACTAGCGTGTCCAAGGAATCCACTGCATATTCTTCCAGATCCTTCCATGCCTGTGTAGTATCATCCTCAGCAAACTCCACAGCCTTCCGAATAGCTGAGTCGCCCCCGGCCATGAGCCCGACCACCAGTCCATATGGCACTCCGAAGGTGGGAGGACACTCACTGGCATCTACAATACCCAATCGACCACTGGTGCCTGCTCCCAGATAGAAGAGCCTGCCTCCTTCTCGCATCTTAGGCAAGGTCTCCACTACAAAGGCCTCGATCGCAGGTATTATCGTCTGGATCACTTGGGCTACTTTCTGGTCCTCTTGATTGATCCCTTCCAGGATCTCACGCATGCTTTTTTGATCCAGATCCTCGTGGAGCGAGGCTTTTTCTGTGGTCCGTATGAATGTCATAACACAAAGGTGCTTGCTTACAAGAAATAGATTGTAGTCTTCCCTATTGATTTCTCCACTATCTTTGCCGCGTTCCGTTCTCCGCTGAGGATGAAGTTCCTTGATGAGGGTTCGGATATTTTTTTTTATGGGGTGTTCAAGAAGAGTTCTGCTTGCCTACCCTTCACTTTTTATATTTTTTTTCAATGAACATTTTTGTAGCAAAGTTGGATTATGGAGTAAGTGATTCTGAATTGAGTCAACTCTTCCAACAATATGGAGCCGTGGATTCAGCTAAAGTCATCATGGACAGGGATACAGGTCGATCTAAAGGATTCGGATTTGTAGAGATGCCTGTCGAAGAGGAAGCTAATCAGGCTATTTCTTCTCTAGACGGACAAGACGTCAGAGGACGAAACATCGTAGTGAAGAAAGCGGAACCAAGAAGGTAATTGCGATTTTTTCGAAAAGAAGACCCGGTCTCTAGGAGACCGGGTTTTTTTATGGGTCCAAAGTTCCAAAGACCTTTTTAAGCAGATCGGTCACCCGCGCAGCCGGATTCTCTCGAATCTTCACCTCTTCTGCCGCTAACAATAGGAAGAGCCCGTCTATGGCCTCTACAGTGACGTAATTGTTGAGGTCGGGATCCACGCGCTCGCCTCCGGTGAAATAGGTGGCCGTATTGTAGGCATTGGCCAGCGGTGTCCAGTTCTCCCCTACCTGCACCTTGTCCACAGCGTTCTGCACCTTGGGCTTGAAGGTGTCATAGAGTTTGTCATAGGTCTTATCCCGGAGATATAGCGTAGCGGCATTCTGATCACCGCGCAGGATCTCGAATCCATCTTGTATACTCATCTCCAGAATAGCATTCAAGAAGATAGGAGCCGCCTCCTTACTGGCTTCTTCAGCCGCCCGATTGAGTGTCACTACGAACTGATCCACCTGGGGTCCTAGGCCTAGATCCTCCACCGTGTTCTTCACCTTGATCGCATCCTCTGGAAAGGGAATGTGGATACGCGGGTCCGCATTGAATCCATCCACTGCAGAGGCCTTGGCCGTGGCGATATCTATGCCCACATTCAATGCCTCTTTTAATCCGGCAATGACTTCTTGATTGGTCAAGGAGCTACTGCTCCCCTCCCCATTTCCCAATACGGTCTCCAGTGTACCAAGCACCTGCTGATCGGTGCAACCGATCATGAATGCGATCATGAGTATCATACCTCCTGACTTCCAAGTCCTTTTGATCATAGCTATCCTTCTTTTATTGTTCTGTCTCATCTTGAAACTCTTGCCCTGTCTGTATCAGTGCGGATGTTCCCTCCCTTTTATCTTCCCCTCCTGCACTTTGCGGTTCAGCTCTTCTTCTTCGGCCAGTTGCTCTTCTGTAGGTTGAGGTGCTGCCAGTTTCTCCAGATCGGGTTGTCCGGCATCTACCCAGGCGGTATACCAGAGGCTACCGAGAGAAATGATACTTCTACGCATCCTGCGCTCGATCATGCCGTCCAGCATATCGCTATATGCTTTAGAATATGGACGACTATACGTCTGAATGGTCACTGAACCTCGAGTCTCCACTCCGTACTTCTTATCCGAACCGAACTCCTCATCCAACGTACGCTCGAATGTGAGCACCGAATCTACCGCCCGATGGCTCTTTTCCACCTCGGTCCACACATAGTCCAGCACATCGGGGATATATTCCGCTTTTCCTACGAAATAGTCGTACTCATCAGCAAAGAGTTCTACCACACGCGATTCCCAGAATCCATGGATGCCCTTCTGCCCGGTCAGTTGACCGTTGTAATTCTCAGTAGTATGTAAGGGTACATGCGCATCTCCCACATAATGTCCTAGGTCGGCAGCTGTGCGGAGTATGCGATAACTGTCCCCACTCCGCATGGCCTCGCTCAATCGGGTGACCATGAGATTCACATGCCAGGGAACGATCCCATAGGCTTGGAGGGTATCCTCGGTAAGCAGTTCCACCGCATCTGTCCATTGCTTAGGCACTACTTCGAATGGGTCTTGACCTCCATGCGCATAGTGATCGATGTCTATATAATGGCGCGGTGCTTCTCCTTCTACGGCATACCTACGCTTATCCGGATCCACGGCATGCTCTGTGATGAATTCGATGTGGCGCTTGAAGAATCCGAATAGTTCTGGAGGCAAAGTGAATACCGCCATGCGATTGATACGCTTGTGTCCGAAGAATCCCCACAGGTCCATATCATTGGATGACACGGATTGCGGGATGCATATCAAGGCAAGCAATATGTAAATGAAAATAGACCTCATCGATACGTGAATAACATGGACCGGATATTCGGATAAGAACAATAAAAGTACCAACATTCCATATCCCCATACGTTATATTTGATAACAGTGGAGAGAACAGATTCAAAGCGCCCCCATAAGCAAAAAGGATTGTGGTCATCTATCCTCTATTTCTTCCCTTTCCAGCTTCTCATCCTCCATCTGAAAAAGAACCATCTCCTCATCATCTTTTGGCTTTTACTCTTCGGATATATCTCGGGAGCATTGGCCAACAAGTATGGAGTAAGCTTCCTTTTCCTTTATCCGGAGTATCTGGGAGAAGTAGGTTTCTGGTCCCACTTCCTTATCGGTTTCGTACTCGGAGGATTCGTGATGGCATTCAACATCTACACCTACGTCATACATGCCTATCGATTTCCTTTTCTGGCGACCTTGTCTACACCCTTCTATAAGTTCTGTCTGAACAACTTCCTTATTCCCGGCTTCTTCTTGGCCTTCTATCTCTGGGAGATCATCGCTTTTCAGCGGGCCATCGAATTCGAGAGTGCTGCTGACATCGGATTTCATGTGACCGGACTCCTCTTCGGGTTCTTCGTATTCATGTTCTTCTCTCTCGTCTATTTCAGAGGTACGAATAAGGACATCTTCATTTTCGTGAAATCCAATAAGGAAGAACGCAGGAAAGGAAGGTTCTATGAATTCTACGACAAGTTCGTGCGTGAGCAGATCAGACAGTCGAGCAAGCGTATGCGACAGCGCCCCTGGCGGGTGGAGAGTTATTTCCGATCCCCCTTTTCCATCGCTTTGGCCAGAGAGAGCGATCACTATAAAAAAGAGACTTTAAGACAGGTATTCCGGCAGAATCACTTCAATGCATCCCTCTTCGAAGTAGGTCTGGTCATCAGTTTTCTGATCATCATGAATTTCGGAGAACTACCCATATTCACCATACCTGGAGGAGCGAGTGTGATCCTCGTCTTCACCTTGATGCTGATGATACTCAGCATCCTGCTGTCATGGTTCAGAGGATGGGCGATCACCGTGCTGGTCATCCTCGTACTGGTGGCCAATCACTATTCCAACGACCTCCGGTTCTTGCCGCAGCAGAACGCCTTGTACGGTCTGGATTATCAGAACAAGCCCGTTCCCTACTCGGAAGAACAACTGCTGAAGCTTGTTGAGGATGGACAGCATCTGGTAGAACAACGCCAGACCATGGAGGCCACTTTGGGTAAATGGAGGGCAAAACAAGATGCTGAGAAACCAAAACTACTCATCGTCAATGTGAGTGGTGGAGGCCTGCGATCTGCATTATGGACCACGAGTATCCTCAGTCATGTGGACAGCTTACTTCAAGGACGACTGATGGAACGTACAGCATTGATGAGCGGTGCATCCGGAGGCATGCTCGGATTGGCCTATCTACGTGAGTGTTATTATTCCGACCAGACAGGGCCCCTTTATGCAAAACGCGATGCGATGGAACAGGCCATTTCTCGGGACATACTCAATCCTGTCTTGCTGAGTATCGCCTCCACTGACCTCCTCTTCCAATTGGGAAGATTCGAGTATGACGGTAAAGCCTACCCAAAGGATCGAGCCTATCGATTTGAAAAACAATGGCTCGAGAATACAGAAGGAGGACTGGATAGGGCCTTGAGTGAGTACCGCCAACCAGAAACCGATGCGGAGATCCCTATGCTCATCCTCTACCCGACCATTATCAATGATGGGCGCAAGCTCCTGGTCTCTCCTATGGACTTGACCTTCATGACCCTACTTCCCGATGAACATGCTGAACTCATCGACCATCAATTCGATTTCGTTGAATTCCGCTCGCTCTTCAAGGATCACGGAGCGGATGATGCCCGATTCACCAGTCTATTGAGGGCCAATGCCACCTTCCCCTATATCCTCCCACAGGTAAGTCTACCCTCTGAGCCTACCATGCAATTGATGGATGCAGGTATCCGCGATAATTTCGGATTCACGGTCAGTTTCCGCTTCATTGCTTCCATGCAGCAATGGATCGAGGAGAATACAAGTGGAGTGGTCATTCTCCAAGTCCGTGATAAGCGGAAAGATGTCCAAGGTGAGGTGGACTCACAGCGCATCCTTTCCCGATTGACCAGCCCACTGGGAAATGTATACGGTAATTTCATCAAGTCACAGGACTTCGTACACGATGAATTGTATGCTTCTACCCGTAAGTGGCTGAAGGTCCCTTTGGATCAGGTCATACTGCAGATGCAGCAACCCGGAGAAGAGAATGTCTCGATGAGCTGGCACTTGACCGCTTTGGAGA
This genomic window from Flavobacteriales bacterium contains:
- a CDS encoding mechanosensitive ion channel; translated protein: MIDRFTEKILQIWDRLLDLVPALVIALAVMVVFVILGKLVYLVMSKLLDRRWKGSLIAGFVAQVFKWLVYLVGVTGAIDILGFGNMLSGLLAGAGIGAVIIGFAFKDIGENFLSGILLAFNRPFKNGDIIEVDSYKGTVRDLTLRMVHLRSAEGKDFFIPTSYLLKNTVINYTRDDILRLEFIVGISPEDDIDRTRKLILDHLVKDDNILDYPGPKVNTKELGEFTVDLQVMFWVDITVNRKTADEELGHTIRSKVITEVKELLDDAGVSMPSQVLEHRMYKDERFRIEQTGTQKDG
- the ftcD gene encoding glutamate formimidoyltransferase — its product is MKQLIECVPNISEGRDQQKIKAITDVVETVEGVKLLDVDPGASTNRTVITFVGAPEAVCEAAFRLIRKASELIDMSKHSGEHPRMGATDVCPLIPISDISMDETAEYARQLGKRVGEELNIPVYLYENAASNEKRRNLAYVRQGEYEGLDKLATEDLGPDFGPRKFEGSVKQTGATAISARDFLVAYNINLNTTSTRRANAIAFDIREAGRVKKTKGITGEVLTDENGEPLRIPGTLKAVKGIGWYIEEYGIAQLSLNLTNISITPVHVAFDEACRAAQARGIRVTGSELVGLIPKKAMLDAADHFLKKQQRSLGISEEEKMKIAVKSLGLDDLKPFDPRERVIEYLIEDEGESRLIDMDLKSFAAETASESMAPGGGSISAYAGALGVALGTMVANLSAHKRGWDDRWEEFSQWAEKGQAYMDKLLYLVDEDTRSFNGIIAAFQLPKGTEEEKATRQEAIQEATKYAIQIPFEVMKTCYESMEVMEAMVQKGNPSSITDGAVGALCARAGVIGAFMNVRINCVDCTDQTFVDKVLADAGRIKEQAVALEKEILGILEDKL
- a CDS encoding glycosyltransferase family 9 protein, yielding MHILVIQTAFIGDAILASALLEALNEQEKVSSISLMVRKGNESLYAGHPFLKRLHVLDKSLPKFKQLSSIIKELRASEYDVVLNCQRFMTTGLITSRSKAAMKIGYDKNPMSWTFDHVIPHEIGDGRHEVDRLMDLLVPLFGKVHALPRLYPSKKDEDKAQWDGDYICMAPSSVWFTKQWPIERWVELIEATDVEKEVLMIGAPGDVEMCDEIIARCSRDRVVNLCGELSLLQSAVLMRGAVMSYVNDSAPLHLCSAMDAPVTAIFCSTIPEFGFGPLSKHSHIAETHHDLSCRPCGLHGKSACPEGHFKCAEIAIDSMVR
- a CDS encoding SIMPL domain-containing protein, encoding MKHINAIIFGLAIVVAAGLLGNAYVERSQLPGKISVTGLGEIDFSSDLIVWEANFSTEAWELKDAYSELNQSKEGIKAYLLGKGIPESSIVFTAVNTRKNTRTIYSDDGRYRGEEFTGYILTQAVKIESEEVDKVELVSREVTELLNQGIQLYSLPPRYYYSKLADLKIELISKATEDAHSRAERIAQNSGSSLGELNNAKMGIFQITGQNSNEDYSWGGTFNTTDREKTASITVRLEYDLDG
- the murQ gene encoding N-acetylmuramic acid 6-phosphate etherase — translated: MTFIRTTEKASLHEDLDQKSMREILEGINQEDQKVAQVIQTIIPAIEAFVVETLPKMREGGRLFYLGAGTSGRLGIVDASECPPTFGVPYGLVVGLMAGGDSAIRKAVEFAEDDTTQAWKDLEEYAVDSLDTLVGIAASGTTPYVIGGLRTAQAHGITTACITCNEDAPITEVADHPLVAVVGPEYVTGSTRMKSGTAQKLILNMISTSLMIGLGRVKGNRMVDMQLSNDKLVDRGTRMVMEALEVHYEAANALLLEHGSVRKAIDSQRN
- a CDS encoding RNA-binding protein, producing MNIFVAKLDYGVSDSELSQLFQQYGAVDSAKVIMDRDTGRSKGFGFVEMPVEEEANQAISSLDGQDVRGRNIVVKKAEPRR
- a CDS encoding DUF4197 domain-containing protein produces the protein MIKRTWKSGGMILMIAFMIGCTDQQVLGTLETVLGNGEGSSSSLTNQEVIAGLKEALNVGIDIATAKASAVDGFNADPRIHIPFPEDAIKVKNTVEDLGLGPQVDQFVVTLNRAAEEASKEAAPIFLNAILEMSIQDGFEILRGDQNAATLYLRDKTYDKLYDTFKPKVQNAVDKVQVGENWTPLANAYNTATYFTGGERVDPDLNNYVTVEAIDGLFLLLAAEEVKIRENPAARVTDLLKKVFGTLDP
- a CDS encoding S1/P1 Nuclease, with protein sequence MRSIFIYILLALICIPQSVSSNDMDLWGFFGHKRINRMAVFTLPPELFGFFKRHIEFITEHAVDPDKRRYAVEGEAPRHYIDIDHYAHGGQDPFEVVPKQWTDAVELLTEDTLQAYGIVPWHVNLMVTRLSEAMRSGDSYRILRTAADLGHYVGDAHVPLHTTENYNGQLTGQKGIHGFWESRVVELFADEYDYFVGKAEYIPDVLDYVWTEVEKSHRAVDSVLTFERTLDEEFGSDKKYGVETRGSVTIQTYSRPYSKAYSDMLDGMIERRMRRSIISLGSLWYTAWVDAGQPDLEKLAAPQPTEEQLAEEEELNRKVQEGKIKGREHPH
- a CDS encoding patatin-like phospholipase family protein, yielding MERTDSKRPHKQKGLWSSILYFFPFQLLILHLKKNHLLIIFWLLLFGYISGALANKYGVSFLFLYPEYLGEVGFWSHFLIGFVLGGFVMAFNIYTYVIHAYRFPFLATLSTPFYKFCLNNFLIPGFFLAFYLWEIIAFQRAIEFESAADIGFHVTGLLFGFFVFMFFSLVYFRGTNKDIFIFVKSNKEERRKGRFYEFYDKFVREQIRQSSKRMRQRPWRVESYFRSPFSIALARESDHYKKETLRQVFRQNHFNASLFEVGLVISFLIIMNFGELPIFTIPGGASVILVFTLMLMILSILLSWFRGWAITVLVILVLVANHYSNDLRFLPQQNALYGLDYQNKPVPYSEEQLLKLVEDGQHLVEQRQTMEATLGKWRAKQDAEKPKLLIVNVSGGGLRSALWTTSILSHVDSLLQGRLMERTALMSGASGGMLGLAYLRECYYSDQTGPLYAKRDAMEQAISRDILNPVLLSIASTDLLFQLGRFEYDGKAYPKDRAYRFEKQWLENTEGGLDRALSEYRQPETDAEIPMLILYPTIINDGRKLLVSPMDLTFMTLLPDEHAELIDHQFDFVEFRSLFKDHGADDARFTSLLRANATFPYILPQVSLPSEPTMQLMDAGIRDNFGFTVSFRFIASMQQWIEENTSGVVILQVRDKRKDVQGEVDSQRILSRLTSPLGNVYGNFIKSQDFVHDELYASTRKWLKVPLDQVILQMQQPGEENVSMSWHLTALEKRQIEESVYSKENRQSIQRLIQLLDAAPPPVAERD